Part of the Oncorhynchus masou masou isolate Uvic2021 chromosome 18, UVic_Omas_1.1, whole genome shotgun sequence genome, ATGTTATACCAGTAACGTTTGCCGGGATGTTGGCGCTTCTCCAACTCCTGGAGGTCCCCTGCGTCTGACTCGTCCACATCTCGCCTCCCAGGATGCTGGCGCTTGCTGTACATCATCAGGTAGCGCTTGCCCGGGTGCTGCCGTTTGGAGAGTTCACTTAGAAATGCGGAGTCCTCTGTAATCTGCTCCAGCATGGAGCGCTTGCCTGGATGCTGCGTTTTCTGGAGCTCCACAAAAGAGTCAATTTCGTCTTCACGTTTTCCTGGGTGCTGTCTTTTCTGGACCTCCCCTGAGTCTTCGTCTTCGTCCTCGTCCTCCTCTCGTTTACCAGGGTGTTGCCGCTTCACTAGCCACTCTGGCTGAGAGGACAATGCCTCTGTAAAATTAAGATGACAGCCTGATTAGTTTACTGACAGGGGAAAATATAAATTTGCCACCGCTTGTTATGCCATGTGTACATGTATTTCCATTGAACATACATGAACATGAAAACGTAGGTTATGTCAAACATATTTATTCTATTATTTTTTCATTATTTCCATTATTTCAACATTAAAATATAGGCATTTGTGCTTTGATGCCAGTATTAACTCCTGGAAAATATTGGATGCGTTTCACGGGTGCTTTGCCGGTTGCCCTCTCCAAATAGATTTGCATCCTAACAAATAACACAATCTATTAATGTATTCACGTTAATGTTGCACAAAACATGAATGAAAGATCTTGGAAATGTTGGGTTATTTGTTCATGAAAAAAATTACAAACAATCGAAATTATTGTGTTAATCTGGTCTTTCTGAAACGAATAGAAATGTTTCTTTCGTGCAACTAGGTAACTTTAAAACAGGTATACACAAGCATAACTAGAATGAATGTCAATGTAAAACACCCCCGGTTCGTGTCAAACTCGGCCAGTTTGCCAAAACACAAAACCGATCCAAAAGCTATTACGCACCATTCACACCATCCTCATCCTCTGTCATTTTTAGAATGGAGCGGAGCAGGATGCCCTCGGCCCTCTGTAGGATGATGTCGTCTATCTGCCGGTCTCCCGTTTTCTCTTGATCGGGGATGCTCTGTCCTCTAGCCATGGTCAGGTTGCAGACTGCCAGAGATGCCAGAATGATCAGGCAGGTGGACTTCATGGTAACTTGGCCATTCGTTCGAAAACAAGAGAAGATATCATTATTAGTGGAAATATACTAGGCTACTTAAAAAAACATGCATCCTATATGATATTTGGTTGACATTGGCATTGTATAACTAATTTGGAGTTCTCTGTCTGTTTTACGCACATAGTACGTTTCAATAGCCTATTGGTCCGTAAAACTGGAAAATCATTTATGAATAGATATTTGCAAACTATTTTGCAATGCACAAACTGAAGGTCCAGAGATATTATCtaaagtaaatatatatatatatatatttgaggtGATCCAAACTTACCTTAGATTTGTGTTCTGGCTATTGTCACGCAACACCTCTGATAACCTTCAATTATAGCAAACCAACTAGAAAATATGTTATTTGCCTCTTGCAGCAACCCGTTGAGGCAAAGTTTATAGGTATGTTCGGATACAACGCGTCCCGCCATTTATAGTCAGCGGTTACCCCCGTCACGCCAACCACGCTGTAGTAATTTCATAGAATCTTCGTCTCCATTGATTTCACATTCGTGCGCAATTGGATTAAAGTAGGTTCTAACCTCTAGAGGACGCTGTCTGGTTGTTTTCTTGGGCGTCAACTGAGCCGACCAGCCGAATCCGAAGGAGTAAAATATGATGACTGCGAGAGAGGATTCATTCAAAAATGTTCTACTC contains:
- the trh gene encoding pro-thyrotropin-releasing hormone, which translates into the protein MKSTCLIILASLAVCNLTMARGQSIPDQEKTGDRQIDDIILQRAEGILLRSILKMTEDEDEALSSQPEWLVKRQHPGKREEDEDEDEDSGEVQKRQHPGKREDEIDSFVELQKTQHPGKRSMLEQITEDSAFLSELSKRQHPGKRYLMMYSKRQHPGRRDVDESDAGDLQELEKRQHPGKRYCPCDVLNPGCSKANLLLELLDNVTKSRAAEKRQHPGKRSAPDEDLTERE